AGGTGAAAGCAATCTCTTTATTAGGATTGTTAGCTTTCACGACGACAACAAATTCGGTATAGAGGCTAAAATCCGGAGCCATGTTGAAAGCATTGACCTCGAAACTTTCGATATTATATTGAGGCATTTTGGGGTCTAGTGTTACGTAAAGAACGCCAAGAAGGCTAGCAAGAACGATAATCACAACAATCGAGAAGCAAAAGCAACAGCACACACATTTTAAACAACAATGTCCacgagaattatgattgtttgaATGGTACCTAGGAATGTTACGCCTTTGAGGAGGAGGCCTTACGCTTGAAGAATTATTATTGTTGAGCATAACATATTTTGATGGGTATGCGGGGGCAGTTTCCATTGCTGCCTCAACATCAGATGGATGCACCCTGCGCTGAGCATAGTCCAtacaagaaagaagaagaagaaagaaaagcccTTTCCCTTCTCGTCTAAGAATCTTGAACTTGGAGGTAGAGAGGAGACAGGGGACCTTTTTGGAGAATTTTGCTCCACTGGTTTAGGTTAATGTTATATAATGCGAGGACATGGATTGGAGGATGATAGTAATTGACATGGTTGTTACACAACTCtctatttctctatttttagcACCAACTATCTGGGGTTGCAGCTGATATTTCTTAAGACCATCCAAGGAGGAGCCAATTTAGGAAAATCTAGCAATTCTTTGCCATATCGTTGTCTTAAAAGATTGGCTTACATAGTCAAAATCAGTTACTCATAACAAATGGTAACTACCAAAGACAAATTGCAGTCTGTCAATAAAGTCCTAAATGGTAAATGATCATCCTATATATAACTATAGCCAACACTTATGATTGTCAAACCACCAAAAAGAAATGACACTTTGGAAAGTCCAACTCCAATCTATATAGCGAAAAAAATTCTCTTGGTGTTGCAGATTACTCCAGGAATTTTGCACACTTGACCTACACAGAACCAGTTGGAGCCATAGGAACTATGCATGAGAGCCACATTACATTATGAACCAAAATCCTAGGATGCAATGAAATTAATGAGGAAAGTTATAGGAAGCGTTTGGTACGTGAGACTGAATAAGAGTAAACAGAGCGAGAACCAGAAGCATAGGATGCaatgaaattaataaagaaaattggTACTTGAGACTGAAGAGGACTGAACATGACTAGTACATAAACAGAAGCTTTTGTTTCATCCCATGCATATGTATCTGTCTAATCTCCTTCCATAGGGCAGAGGAAGAGAAAAGTGTCAAGGAATTTGGCAGACAAGCAATAAGCCTTTCTATTATATACAATTGTGATATTTCTTGGGTTGTGTTTGGTTAGAAAGACATAGagagaaatataaaacaaatttgtttGTGAGATGTTTTTGGAGTGAACTCTATGTTTTCATAATAGAAAGGAAAAGAGAACATGCATCGTCTGTTCTCACTGTGTTTGCTCTTCTGAGATGCTATCCAAAAGTTACCTTAGGGACTAGAGTGTCAGATCTTTGCCAGTGTATCTACCTAAAAACAGATACAGATACATAATCATAGAATTGCAGCAGCAAAAGATGCTTTATTAAGAAGGAAATCAGTTcaagaaattggaaaaaaaattaaaaaacctaacaAGACTTGCTGAGTTGCATAGGAGAGGAAGCATAGATTGATGATTTAGAATTACAAGATTTTAAAGCATTTCCCCTCATAAACGAAACAGCTGATAACACAGCCATCCTAACCTTAACCACCACCTTCTTCAGCTTCAACGATCTTGACCTTCTTCTTCTCAATTCGGTTCTTGATGCTAACCTGTAAGACTTCAGGAAAACCTGTCTTTTCTTAGCCCTTGCACTTCTATACCCCATGTCATGAAGATCATCGCCATGCAGAGCATCATAACGATCCAATGGCTGATAACCCTTTAATCCACTGCTAAAAGTTTTTGTTATGGTGTCATGGACaagggtggtggtggtgttcaTGCTTGTATAAACAGAGGAAACAGTAGACAAGATCTTGATTCTTGGGGGTAAGTGTACTAATATATAGACCTAGAAAAAGGGTTTacgtttgaaaatttattacaaGTTTTCGTTTTCTTCGCAGCCGTACATGAATTACTATATTTACAGGAGCTCAGAACCTAGTCTTCGATGTTAAATAGGCAATGAATTTGTGCATTAAGCTTCCTATTTTGACCGTTGACAAACAAGGTACCTTGTATATTCAGAGTATAGTAAGCATGAATTTGAAACTATCTCTGGGGTAAAATGTACATACATGGATtgatcttaatgtttttttttaaccaaaatcttaatattaataccaacctaaaaccaaaatcatagaaaaaaaacatgtccaaAACGCaaaattataagataaacatgataaacaattgaaaatataaaggtAGCTTGTTAGATTATGGTTGTGTTTGCGGTTGcggtttaaagtttttttcatttagaaatgtattaaaataatattttttaaaaaaaattatttttgagatcaacatattaaaacgatccgaaaatattaaaataaattattttttaataaaaaataaaaataaatttttttaaaatttttttaaaaacacagatTAGACCGCGTTTTTAAATGATTCCACCGAAaaccataaaaagcaaatacaacaaaaaaaaaaaaaccataacctCAAGGACCAACCACCTGTTTTGCCcacttttcaaataaatcaatactcctagattataaaatattttttttaactcttctagtttgaaaaattatttttttattgttctaatGTTGACTAtgctagattaaaaaatattttttaatagtactagtttgaaaaatgtgtttttttattgcgCTAATTTGGAGAAAACTAGGCAAATTCCGATCGTAACTGGTGTGAACTGGCTATGGTAAAATGTGCAATCAACAACTTGTCAATCCCCAAAGCCATCTCATGAAGCTTCACAATGTTTTATAATCCttttatatcttaatttattataatttggaTTTTATCCTATAAGGATTTCAACCATTCTAAGCACGAACGGCAACGTCACAGCAATATCATATGATACATCAAGTTCCACATTCTTTGACTTCCCACCTCTCACAATAatatacatcaaaaaaaaaattctaaatttttcactttctttttgttttgttgaaaaatcacaattttccTAACATGtacatggattttttaaaatccgggattaaaaaaataaataaaacttaatttagtcaaaaatcacaaaaatttttttttaacacattatAATCAAGTCTAAGTCGAAACTTCACCATGCTAGATTTCTAGCTTGTGCggggattaaaaaaataaatagaatttgattcagtcaaaaattataatattttggaCATggacctgaattttttttttaaacatcacATCTTAGTTTAAACCTGGCCATTCTAGAATCTAGCTTAAAtggggattaaaaaaaacaaatgaaatttgattgactatttattaactatttaaaaatataattgtaattattttttaaaatatattttacttgaaaatatatcaaaataatatatttttaaaaaaataattatttttaaaaataacacatcaaaataatctaaaaacatcaaaaaaaattaatttaaaataaaaaaattaatttttaaaatgaaaaaaacaataggaTTAAATCAACTAAGATGCAATTtggttttcttataaaaaaaaattataatattattttaacagaTTGACTTGTACTAACTGTAATCATGAACCTGTTTGAAAATTCAGAGATGGTGCAATTAATAGAGctagcaataaataaataaataaataaataaaaggtgaATCTCTAACATGGAGCAATCTGGGCTCTCTGCAGCAGAAATCATCTCCCTAAAACGATCTCAGTCCCGGACTTGAACCGATTCGTGGAGTGAATTCGCTcttttccattaaactatctagtTCTTTATGAATCTTTCCAAAGGGTAACACGTGAACAATTGcatttgctttatttatttactggAAGAAAATAGTGACGCTCACAGGAATAATAACCCATGCTcttcaactttattttgttttgaccaTATCAATTAACCATGCTTTGGGTTTTcttggagaaaaaataaatagatcagTATGACTATCACCAGTAAAACTCACCACTGGCAAATCAAAAACCAAGAGAACGAAAACTCAACCTTGTATATTTGATACAGTTTGTCCCAAAGCCAGTTGCTCGTGACGTAAAGTTGCTGTTGCAGTAGTTCCATGGCCATCAAGATGGAATGATAAAAAGGATTACAGGAGGTGGCTAGGATATGGCAGCAGCTTCTTTAGCACTTTCTTTCACCATTGTCTTGACAAAGAGTTCCCCTGCTCTGTATGAGGATCGAACCTGGAAAATAAAATCGAAAGCTCTTGTAGGTAAATTTAAAAAGGTCGATAGAGTGTGTCTTTGAAACAACTAAAGGAACTCAAGCTCAGCTAGTAAAACATTGAATTTGAAGCAAAACCATGCATAAGTTTGCAAAGCTTTTATTATAGAAGCAGACTGAAATTTAGACCCAACAGGATTTTAATGAACACAAATGGATTTGAACAGGGCTGCATTTACAAATTATAACACTAACAATTAGCCCGTCTTCCCATTTGTTGTTCGTGTAAGAACACAAATGCTGACATCTATAACCTCCAACGTAAATAGTTATCAAAGAACTTACCAGAGGTCCACTAGCCACATAACGGAATCCAATAGACTCTCCATATTCCTTCCAATAAGCAAACTTCTCAGGTGAAACATACTCCTTAACCGTTAAATGTAATGGAGTGGGCTGCAAAAGATAAGCAGTTTCATATTGAGAGCTAAGGCTGCAAGAGTCAAATAAATTAGCACCACCATATAACACGACACCGCAACAAATGCCTTGGCAGTGTTGAACTGAAACCATCTTTTGGCAATATGAGAATCATTCAGGCAGTAAAACACTAGACTATGGCAAGCTTTAAGAATTTAACATAATTAAGAAAGCAGAGGCCCAATTCTAGGCATAAGATGTAAATTACTCGAGCTATATAGCATATGAGCATAGTGGCACATAATTTTACCTGTAAGTACTGTCCAAATGTTAGAATATCAACATCTATAGCCCTTAAGTCAGTCATGGCTTCCTTCACCTCATCATCAGTTTCTCCCAGACCCAACATTATAGAAGTTTTTGTTATCATTCCCTTCTTACTGATTTTTGCATGTTTCAAAACTGATAAACTCTGTTCATACCTGCATTTCCCATTCttaaaataagaatcaaaattagcATTCACGATAAGTTTTCTTGAAAGAAAGACCAATCTGCATAAGATTTCTTGCTATAAGTACACCAAGCCTGGATTTGGTTTATTCATGCAAATTTTGTCCCGTTCTCAACAAATAATAGAATACCTTTATGTATCATCTACATAAATATGCTTTTGATGGAGAATGAAGGGCAACAATGGGAGACAGTAATTATTTGTTtaggaattttaaaattttatgattattctagattattttatttaaaatgggaattggtattttattatttgatagtttaatTAGGATTTTAGTTTCATTATAGAATTAAGACTTATTGGTTttcctaaataataaaaactagtataatcataaaacattaaaattccTAAACAAATAAATACCAACTCCCATTATTGCCCTTAATTCTCCATCAGCTTTACTTGGCGATAATCGTGAATGTTATATAATACtaaatattgtttatattttgcATCATGTGTAAAAGTCAGAAATAGCCTAGAACAAACCACCAGAAATTTTCGATTTGTTTCAGCTTTTGTCTTTTGTATTCAAATACTATAAACTGATCATCAAATACAACCATGGCTGGTAAGcctcaaaacacaaaacaactgATATGATGCAGACAGATCCATGTTTTGTGCTTGTACAGAAGCAATAACAAGCCACTCACCCAGCTCGGGGATCTCTAACAATTCGTTGGAGGCGTTTAACAGTCTCAACATTGTGGGCAAACACATCCAATCCTGAATGTACCAAAGTATCTACAGCCTTTAGGTCACCACGGAAATCAGAAGTTAAGCATTCAACCATGATCTCTGGCTTCAGTTCCTGCAGAAAAGGTGAATAGAATCCAATATGTGATTCATAAACTCTGCAACAGTAAATAGGAGCATGACATCCATAAAGTAAGCCTGATAACATACAAACCTTCATAGCTCGAACAGTTTGGGCAAAATGGCCACTTCCCCCATCCGGTAGATCATCACGATCTACACTTGTTATAACAATGTAATCCACACTAAATtgggaaagaagaaaacatacTAGATTAGTTCAATGCTTAAAGCAAGTTGAACACTACAGTATGAACTACTGtctatcttttcatttcttcttaCATATTGAAGGAAATGGTattttgagatgaaaaaaaaaaagcctttcaTTTGATAATCTAAGACATACTTGCAAACAGTACAGAAACAATATTTCCATAGTTATTCTAAGAAACAAACTCACCCCCAACTTGCAATAGCCAAAGCAGTGTTAAGTGGCTCCATGGGGTCAGGAGGAGGAGGGGTTCTGCTGGTTTTAACAGCACAAAATCTACATCCACGGGTACAAGTATCACCCAAAACCATAATAGTTGCTGTTGCAATACCATCCCCGCCTCCATTCCAACACTCTCCAATATTGGGGCATTGAGCTTCTTGGCAAACAGTGTTGAGATTCAAGCGAGAGATAGATTCTTTTACCTCTTCAAATCGTTCTCCTTGAGGAGCTCTCTGCCTCAACCACGCTGGCTTCTTCTCATTGGGATCCCTCCCAGTGTATGGCCCCATCTTTCCACCTCCTGGATATGGGTATGGGCCCTTCTCCTTGTTCTTCAAATCCACAGACACTGATGATGAAGAGCCATTATTGATAGTGGTAGAATTTTGTGAGTGTTTTGCATCAATTTTTGTCAAAGAGGGATAATCAATAGATTCACATCGAATTTTTGAATAGGAGCAAAAAAAGGAGGATTTGGATTTAGGGGCTTTAGGAATGGGAATTGACAATGAGAATGAAGGTTTTGAAAGAGATTGctctatcatttttattttttctgggttATTCTT
This genomic stretch from Populus alba chromosome 19, ASM523922v2, whole genome shotgun sequence harbors:
- the LOC118038475 gene encoding lipoyl synthase 2, chloroplastic; protein product: MIEQSLSKPSFSLSIPIPKAPKSKSSFFCSYSKIRCESIDYPSLTKIDAKHSQNSTTINNGSSSSVSVDLKNKEKGPYPYPGGGKMGPYTGRDPNEKKPAWLRQRAPQGERFEEVKESISRLNLNTVCQEAQCPNIGECWNGGGDGIATATIMVLGDTCTRGCRFCAVKTSRTPPPPDPMEPLNTALAIASWGVDYIVITSVDRDDLPDGGSGHFAQTVRAMKELKPEIMVECLTSDFRGDLKAVDTLVHSGLDVFAHNVETVKRLQRIVRDPRAGYEQSLSVLKHAKISKKGMITKTSIMLGLGETDDEVKEAMTDLRAIDVDILTFGQYLQPTPLHLTVKEYVSPEKFAYWKEYGESIGFRYVASGPLVRSSYRAGELFVKTMVKESAKEAAAIS